In one window of Streptomyces roseofulvus DNA:
- a CDS encoding DUF5998 family protein — MAKTGTTTQGLRAAIERSGYYPALVAEAVEAAVGGEDVASYVVHQETTFDANEVRRHVTVLVLTPSRFIVSHTDEQAADNSSPSPYATTSTESVKLDRISSVVVSRVVANPESYTPGTVPREVVLTIGWGAVSRIDLEPAACGDPNCDADHGYTGNATADDLSLRVSEAGDGPDTVRQTLTFAQALSEATAATAPTAGR, encoded by the coding sequence ATGGCGAAGACCGGTACGACGACCCAGGGGCTGCGCGCGGCGATCGAGCGCAGCGGCTACTACCCGGCACTCGTGGCCGAGGCGGTGGAGGCCGCCGTCGGCGGCGAGGACGTCGCGTCGTACGTGGTCCACCAGGAGACCACCTTCGACGCCAACGAGGTCCGGCGCCACGTCACCGTGCTCGTGCTCACCCCGAGCCGCTTCATCGTCAGCCACACCGACGAGCAGGCCGCCGACAACAGCTCCCCGAGCCCGTACGCCACCACGTCCACCGAGTCCGTGAAGCTCGACCGGATCTCGTCGGTCGTGGTCAGCCGCGTCGTCGCCAACCCGGAGTCGTACACCCCGGGCACCGTGCCCCGCGAGGTCGTCCTCACCATCGGCTGGGGCGCCGTCTCCCGGATCGACCTGGAGCCCGCCGCCTGCGGCGACCCGAACTGCGACGCCGACCACGGCTACACCGGCAACGCCACCGCCGACGACCTCAGCCTGCGGGTCAGCGAGGCCGGCGACGGCCCGGACACCGTCCGGCAGACCCTCACCTTCGCCCAGGCGCTCTCCGAGGCCACCGCCGCCACCGCGCCGACGGCCGGCCGCTGA
- a CDS encoding alkaline phosphatase family protein, whose translation MAQPTSVAHGWPDEPEPLAPESAPVPEYGSGSLADLLPTLVAGQGVPGFEPRIAELTPADRVCVFLVDGLGWEQIKAHPDEAPYLTSLLAGSRGGTGRPITAGFPATTATSLASVGTGRAPGTHGLGGYTVRDPRSGELMNQLKWRPWTEPKVWQPYPTVFQLAHEAGIHTAQVSSPIFAQTPLTQIALSGGAFHGHLSGEERMDVAAEQLAGGDRSLVYTYYSELDGAGHRFGIDSDAWRGQLMLVDRLVRRLAEQLPARSALYVTADHGMVDVPFDEEHRIDVDEDWELRAGVALLGGEGRARHVYAVPGAEADVLTCWREVLGEQFWVAGRDEAIALGWFGDTVDERVYGRIGDVVAAAHEDVALVASVGEPLETQMTGMHGSMTPAEQLVPLLEVRS comes from the coding sequence ATGGCGCAGCCGACCTCGGTCGCCCACGGCTGGCCCGACGAACCGGAACCGCTCGCCCCGGAGAGCGCCCCGGTGCCCGAGTACGGCTCCGGCTCCCTCGCCGACCTGCTGCCCACCCTCGTCGCCGGCCAGGGCGTACCCGGCTTCGAACCGCGGATCGCCGAGCTGACCCCCGCCGACCGCGTCTGCGTCTTCCTCGTGGACGGCCTCGGCTGGGAGCAGATCAAGGCGCACCCCGACGAGGCCCCCTACCTGACCTCGCTGCTCGCCGGCTCGCGCGGCGGCACCGGCCGGCCGATCACCGCGGGCTTCCCCGCCACCACCGCGACCTCGCTCGCCTCCGTCGGCACCGGCCGCGCCCCGGGCACCCACGGCCTGGGCGGCTACACGGTCCGCGACCCGCGCAGCGGCGAGCTGATGAACCAGCTCAAGTGGCGCCCCTGGACCGAGCCCAAGGTCTGGCAGCCGTACCCGACCGTCTTCCAGCTGGCCCACGAGGCCGGGATCCACACCGCCCAGGTGTCCTCTCCGATCTTCGCGCAGACCCCGCTCACCCAGATCGCGCTGAGCGGCGGCGCCTTCCACGGGCACCTCTCCGGCGAGGAGCGGATGGACGTCGCCGCCGAGCAGCTGGCCGGCGGCGACCGCTCGCTGGTCTACACGTACTACAGCGAACTCGACGGCGCCGGGCACCGCTTCGGCATCGACTCCGACGCCTGGCGCGGCCAGCTGATGCTGGTCGACCGGCTGGTGCGCCGGCTCGCCGAGCAGCTGCCCGCCCGCTCGGCGCTGTACGTCACCGCCGACCACGGCATGGTCGACGTGCCCTTCGACGAGGAGCACCGCATCGACGTCGACGAGGACTGGGAGCTGCGCGCCGGCGTCGCCCTCCTCGGCGGCGAGGGCCGCGCCCGGCACGTCTACGCCGTCCCCGGTGCCGAGGCCGACGTCCTCACCTGCTGGCGCGAGGTGCTCGGCGAGCAGTTCTGGGTGGCGGGCCGCGACGAGGCCATCGCACTCGGCTGGTTCGGCGACACCGTCGACGAGCGGGTGTACGGCCGGATCGGCGACGTCGTCGCCGCCGCCCACGAGGACGTGGCCCTCGTCGCCTCCGTCGGCGAGCCGCTGGAGACCCAGATGACCGGCATGCACGGGTCGATGACCCCCGCCGAGCAGCTGGTGCCGCTCCTCGAAGTCCGCTCCTGA